GATAATCCGGACCCCGATAGCGCTGTCGCGTGGGTCAACCGGCGGCGGTGCGCCCTCGGTGATGGCCTGAAACAGGCCGTCATAAAACGCATCGCACCCCCGCAGCACCGGCAAGTCCCTGATGAGCTCCGGAGGCGTGCCGGGCCGATGGATATCGAGACTACGCAAATCTCTTCCGACGATGGTGCCCCTGTCCCCTGACACGACCCATGCCGGCAGTTCATCCACGGCTTCCCGGTAGACTTCGATGCGCGACAAACCACCGCCCGGAAAGTTCATCCTGATGTCGACGTAGTGCTCCACCACATCGCCGGGATAAGTGTGCATAACCGCGGAGACATCCAGCGGCGCACCCCCGAACAGATGGATCTGATGATCGATCAGGTGGGGCGAGATCAGGTATGTCACGCCGCCGGCGCCATCCGTGGTGTGCGCCCAGGCCGCCAGATCTGATCCGGTGTGCGGTGAGCCCGCTCCCGCCACCACATATTTGCCGCGATGCATGCGGCGCTCCTCGACGCGCCACACATCACCGATGGCCCCGTTGCGGATAACTTCCAGAATACTCTGATACTGCTCTTCCCATCTGCGGTTCTGGAAGACGGAAAGCACGACCCCGGCGTTGTCGGCGGCAGCCATCATTTCGGCCGTTTCCGCTGTAGACTTCGCCATCGGCTTTTCGACGACGATGTGTTTTCGGGCCGCAGCAGCAGCCAATGTCATTGGAAGGTGCAGGTCGTGCGGCGTCGCAATGACGACCAACTGCACCTTCGGATCGTCGATGAGTGCACGCCAGTCATCATAAGCTTTTGCTCCAAACCGCTCGGCGGCCGCCCGGGCACGCTCGACCGTGCGGCTTGACACGGCAACGAGTTCGTAATGCGGATGGCGCGTCAGTGTGCCCTCCGCATGATAGTACCATCCGCTGTTGCCAAGGCCGATAAGTCCGACGCCGATGGGTGCTGCTGCTGTCATTATTCTTCCCTTCGGCGTGTCACGAAAGTTTCTGGAGGCCGCCGTCCACCTGAAGCGTGGTCCCGGTGATGTATGATGCATCGTCGCTGGCGAGAAACGCGATGGCGGCGGCGATCTCATGTGGCTGAGCCAGCCGGCCCAGAAGACATGGCGTCTTCAGCTTCCCCATTTGCTCGCGCATCGCCTCCGGATCGGCGGCGTCATTTGTATGCATCTCGGTGATTGTTCCACCGGGGGTTACGGCGTTCACCCGCACACCCTTCTCTGCCAACGCGGCAGCCATCGACCGGGTCATGGACAAAAGTCCAGTTTTGGTCATGTCGTAGACCCACTTGTAGGGCCGTGCCTTGAATGCGGACTCCGAGGAGACATTGACGATGGAAGCTCCGTTCTTCGTCAGGGCGGGCAGCATGCCATGAACAAGGACGGCAACCGCCTTGAGGTTGACGTTGACGAGGAGGTCCCATCCCTTGAGCCCGTTTTCAACAAATGGGCTGTTCTGCTGGCCTTCGACATGAACGACACCGGCTGAGTTCACCAGGATGTCGATCTCACCGAGGTCATCAGCCAGTGTTTCGGCTGCCCGACGCGTCGCCTCTTCCCGGGAAAGATCCAGCTCCAGGAAGCGCACATCTGCCTCTTCGTCATGAAACTCGGCCATCATGGCGTCGGCGGCTGTCCGGTTGCGATCGATAGCAATCACCCGGGCTCCCTCCCGGGCGAACCGGTCGACACAAGCCCTGCCAATTCCGGACACCCCGCCGGTCACCACCGCGGTGCGGCCTGCAAACCGTCCGGGCGTCACTGGCGCCGGGTGGGTAGTCGTTTCAGTCATTTGGGTCCTCCGTTACTCATCACTTCAACCCGGTCGTCGCTATTCCGGCCACCAACAACCTCTGGAACGACAGGAAAAAACCGATCACCGGAAGCAGCGACAGAAGTGACATGGCAAACAGCGCGCCGAAGTTGGATTCAGCCGTGGAGTCCAGAAAGAGCGAGAGACCGATCGGCACGGTGTAGTTCTGCGGGCTGTTGAGATAGATGAGCGGCTGCAGGAAGTCGTTCCACGTCCAGATGAATGAGAACGCCGCTGTGGTCGCGATCGCGGGCAACGAAAGCGGCACGAAGATGCGCAGGAAAATCTGGAGATGGCCGCAACCGTCCAACCGCGCGGCTTCCGACAGTTCACGCGGAATGGCGCGGAAGAACTGGACAAACAGGAAAACGAAAAATGCCTCAGTGGCAAGGAACTTCGGCACAACAAGAGGCAGGAACGTGTCGAGCCAGCCCAGTGTGCTGAAGAGAATATATTGCGGGATAAGCAGAGCATGCAACGGCAGCATGATCGTGCACATCATCAGGGCAAAAAGGGTTCGCCGGAACGGAAATCTCAGCCGTGCAAACGCATAGCCTGCAAGCGCGCAGGAGAAGATATTGCCCACGACGCTCAAGCCGGTGATAACAAACGAGTTGATGAAAAAGGTCGAGAAACTTACAAAACCAAGCCCTTCCCAGCCATGGGTGAAGTTCTCGAGCGTAAAATGCTCACCTGGCCAAAGTCCCGGCGAAACGAAGATCGCCTCCGGGACACGGAGCGCCGAGGCCATCAACCAGAGCAACGGATAAATCATGATGAAACTGGTGGCCAGCAAGCCGGTATGGGCCAGCATCGTGCGAACATTATCCGGCAAGTGGGACAACCCGCTCTTCCCGGTCGAGCGATCGGATATCGCTTCGGCCATCCGCGGCCTTGTCGGACTTGGCGCGCTCATTGTTCATCTCCGTAGTGGACCCAGTAGCGGGCACTGAGAAAGAACAGCACGGTGATCGCAGCGATCAGAATGAGCAGCACCCACGCCATGGCGGACGCATAGCCGAGCTGTAACTGAGTGAAGGCGCGCTGATAAAGCAGAAGCGTATAAAACAGTGTCGAGCCGGCAGGCCCGCCTGTGCCGTCACTGACGACATAAACCTGGGTAAATGCCTGGAAGCCTCCGATCATGCTGAGAACGCCATTGAAAAGGACCAGCGGCGAAAGCGAGGGAAGCGTGATATGCCAGAACCGCTGCCAGCTTCTGGCGCCGTCTATAGTGGCGGCCTCGTAAAGCTCTGTCGGGATCTGCCGAAGTCCGGCCAGGAAAATGACCATCGGCGCACCGAACGTCCAGACATTGAGAACAATGATGGTTCCGAGCGCCGTACGCGGGTCGCCGATATAGCTGAAGCCCTCTATGCCGAACACGTCAAGAACGTGGTTGATCAGGCCATGCTCGCCAAACACGTAGCGCCACAGTACTGCTATTGCGACGCTTGTGCCGATGAGGGAGGGAAGATAGAAAATCGTTCGATAAATACCGAGCATGCTCAGCCCGCGGTTCAGCGTTATTGCGACCGCCAGCGCAAAAATCAGCAGGATCGGGACCGAGATGAAGACATACTGGGACGTCACCTTAAGCGATCCCCAGAACGCCCGGTCGGCTGTAAACATGCGCACATAGTTGTCAAATCCGACCCAATCAGCTCGTGCGAACGACCCGCTGAAATTGGTGAATGACAGGGCAAGAGACGCCAGGATTGGCCCAAGCGTGATACAGATAAAACCTATGAGCCAGGGCAGCAGGAAAAGGTAACCTGCAATGCCCTCGCGGGCGCGGGAGCTCAGCGGTAAAAACCGCACACGCGAGGGGCTTTTGGTCGTGGACCGGGGCATCGAAGCACTCTTCGGTTTGGTTTGACTAACCGCCGGCCAGCGAGCGCCGCACATCCTCTACGAAGAGGTTTGCGGCCTCCTCAGGCTCCATCTGTCCGAAGCCGACCTGTTCGTAAAGGCTCTTGAACTCGCGGACCATGTGCTGGGTGTTGTCCGGCCAAACGTCGATGTTAACGCCATAAGTCTCGGCAAACCCGGTGTACATTTTGATGCGGTCGATCAAAATGGGCGGTGAAGCCGGATCGACGGCCTGCGCTTCCAGGAGGGTCATCGTCGGGGTCAGTCCCGCCCGCGACCGCATCTCCACGCCGGCATCCTTGTCATTCAGCCAGAAATCGATGAACGCTGCCGCTGCATCGACATTGTCACAATTGGCTGAGATCGACAGTGAGTTGCTGCCGGAGGTCAGCGGATTGGTGCCGTTCGGCGGCTTGACCTGCTTGACGAAGCCACCATCAACGGCATCAAGCGTCGCCTGCAGATCGGACGCCGTCACGTCGCCGTCCGTCCTGGACAGGGTGATCCCCTGCGCCATGAAAGATTGGACGGCCTGGCCCGACTCCTCGGCGCTCATCGCCATATTCGGGGTCAGACCTTCGTCGCGCGCGCGGTCCCACAGCTTGAACCAGTCAGCCAACGTTTCCGCCCGGAAGCCGGGCTTGTCGCCATCGAACAGATCTTCGCCGCGGCTCTGGGCAAATTGCTGGAACTGGAGGATCTCGCCACCAAGCTGCGTCAGCGGATAGACGTCCTTGTCGAGTTTCTGGCGCGCCTCGGCGGCCCACTCAATGTAATCCTCATAGGTCCAATTGTTGGCCGGCTCCTTAACGCCAGTGGGTTCGAGTTGCGGCCAGTTATACTGGAAGGTCTCGAACCATAGGCCGACGGGCAGCACGTAGAGTTTGCCGTCAGCACCGCGGTGCCCGTCGACCACATCCTGCGGGATGGCCGAGATATCGATCTTGCCCGCCGCGATCAGAGGGTCGAGCGGCATAAGGGCACCGAGATTCTCATAGCGCGTCTGATAGCGGGTCTGCATCATCGGCACGCAGGGCAGTCGGCCGGCAGCGGCCTGTACCGTTACCCGGTCCCAGTGATTGAAGAAGTCGGTGGGCTGTGGCAGGACCTTAACCTTGGGATGAGCCTTCTCATACGCAGTGACCACACCCATGACGGCTTCGTTGCGCCTTTGAGAGCCCCACCAGGCAAAAGACATTTCGCCATCGATCTCCTGCGCCTGCACGCCGGTGCCGAGCCCGATACCGGTTCCGCAGGCAATCGTCAGAACCGCCACGCTAGTCCCGAGTGACATCGTAATAGTTCGTTTCATACGACTTCCTCCCAATTTTCACTCCTGCACGCTCCATTCAAGCGCCGAGACAGAAAACAACCGGCCAGCTAACCGGTCAAAAGCCAATATGACGATAGTGGCCTGCCGCATCGGACACGCCTTCTGAAGAAGAAGATGCGGACGGACGACGCGTCAATCTCGTGCAGCCATCTCTAATGGCTGGACGTAAAAGGTCCGGATCTGATCGCTCACTCTCTGACGGTCGAGAGCGATCCCAACAGATGTCAAGGCACATCCAGTTTGCTATCGGCTGAGCGCTCACCCGCACCCAACGGATTGGGGGCGGCAAAGTGGCAAGCCACTTGATGATCGTCCCCGACGTCACGCAATTGCGGCACATCACTGCGACATCGCTCGACAGCCATCGGACAGCGGGGATGAAACCGGCAACCGGACAGTGTCTTTGCTGGTGAGGGCGGATCGCCCGGAAGAACGAACCGTTTTCGCTTTCGCAATGGGTGCGACGAGGGAACCGCGGAAAGCAATGCCTGAGAATAAGGATGATGGGGCACCTTGAAAAAAACCTCCTTTGGCGCCGATTCCATGATCCGGCCGAGATACATCACAGCGATCCGGTCCGCGATGTGCTTTACTGTGGCCATGTCATGCGAGATGAAAAGATAGGCCGTTCCCACGGTCTCCTGCAGATCCTGCAGAAGGTTGATGACCTGGGATCTGACCGAAACATCAAGGGCCGACACAGGTTCGTCCGCGATGATAAGCCGGGGCTCCATCGAAAAGGCTCGAATGATACCGAGCCTTTGACGCTGACCACCGGAGAACTGCCTCGGCCATTGGTCGACATGTTTTGATGACAGGCCGACCTTCTCCATGAGTTCGCCGGCTTTTTGCCGACGCTTGGCCCCCAATCCGACCAGACCATGTACAAAAAGCGGTTCGGTCACCGACGCACCGGCCGTGACACGGGGATCAAGCGAGGAATAGGGATCCTGGAAGACGAACTGAAGTTTCCTGCGGATCGGCTTCAACTTCCATTGCGAGAAACCTGTAATGTCTGTGCCCTCGAAGGCTATGGTGCCTTCGGTCGGCGCGGTCAATCTGAGCGCCAGGCGCGCGACAGTGGATTTTCCGCATCCCGATTCACCGACCAGCGCAAGCGTCTCCCGCTGCCGCACCTCCAGGTCGACACCATCAACTGCGTGGATTTTACCTCCGAAAACCTTTCGCAGGTTCTTGATCTGGAGAACGGGTCCCTTGCTCATGATCCATCCCTCGCCCAACACGCCACGCGTCGGCTGTCGCCCAAACGTATCTCCAAGGGCTGTTGTTTGCTGCAAATGTCCAGGCTTTCCGGACAGCGTGGATGAAATGTGCACCCGGACGGCAATTCCGTTAGATGCGGAACGGCCCCTGAAATGGTCGCAAGCCTGCTGTCCGCCGGCATATCGATATCAGGCGTGGAGCGCAGCAGCCCCTTGCTGTAGGGGTGCAGCGGATCATCGAAAAGGTCGGCGACCGGACATTCCTCAACCACCTGCCCCCCATACATGACCGCCACCCGATCAGCCATCTCGGCGACCACTCCAAGGTCATGTGTGATCATCAGTATGGAAAGGCCCAGCTCACTGCGAAGCCGGTTCAGCAGTTCGATAATCTGCGCCTGGATCGTCGTATCCAGCGCCGTTGTCGGCTCGTCTGCGATCAGCAGCCGAGGCTCGCAGGCCAGGGCCATGGCAATCATTGTACGCTGCCGCATGCCGCCGGACATCTCATGGGGAAAGTTGTCGACGCGGACACCCGGATCGGGGATACCGACAAGGTCCAGTTGCTCTATCGCCCGTTCGCGGGCGGCTTTACGAGACAGCCCGAGATGTCTGCGCAATGGGGCTCCGATCTGCTCGCCCACATGCATGACCGGATTGAGAGCCGTCATCGGCTCCTGAAAAATCATGGACAGATCGTTGCCGCGCAGCCGCTCCATTTCCCGTTCGTTCATTTCAAGCAGATCATGGCCGGCGAACATCACCTTGCCACCGGTCACGCGAGCCTGCGTTGGCAACAGCCCCATGGTCGCGAAAGCGGAAAGGCTCTTCCCGGAACCGGATTCGCCAACCAGTCCGAGGCATTCTCCGGGTCCGATGGACAGATCCACCCCTCTCAGCGCCTCAACCTCGCCATTGCCGGCAGGGAACGCGACGCGCAGGCCATCAAGACAAAGCAGGGGGGCCGTCATCCGCTTTTCCTGTCCGGATCGAGCCAATCGCGCAGAGCATCGCCGAGCACGTTGAACGAAAGCACGGTCAAGGTAATCGCCAGGCCGGCGAAAAGGGCCGGCAAAGGTGAGCCGAAGATATCGGAGACACCCATCCTCACGATGTTGCCCCAGGAGGGTGTTGGCGGTTGGGCGCCGAGACCGATAAAGCTCAACGTCGCCTCGAGGCGGATTGCGGTACCGACCCAGATTGTCGTCATCACGATCAGCGGCCCCGAAATATTCGGCAGAACATGGCGGACGATCGTCCCGGCAGTACCCCTGCCCATTGCAATGGCTGCATCCACATAGGCCTCCTGGCGCACGGCCAATGTCGACCCACGCGACAGTCGAATGAAGGACGGGACCAAAGCAAAGGCGATCGCGACCGCAAGGTTCTGCAGTCCAGGGCCCAGCAGTGCAACGATCAGAACTCCCAGGAGCAGCGGATCGAACGACATCATCACATCGGTAATGCGCGTGATCACCCTCTCGATCCACCCGCCAAAATAGGCTGCCGTTGTCCCCATGGTAATTCCGATCACGGCTGCTATGAGCGGCGATGCGATCCCGATAATCATCGAAAGACGCGCCCCTTCGATGATACGCGAAAAGATGTCGCGTCCCAGCGAATCCGTACCGAGCCAGTACTCCGTACTTGGCGGCGCCGACCGGGTCAGAAAATTCTGCGCCAACGGGTCGTGAGGTTGGATGAACCCGGCAAACAGGACCACAAAGGTCAGCAGGGCCAGGAAGACGAGCGAGAAATTGATGAAGATACGGTCGAGCATCACCCTGCCCTCACTCTCGGATCGATGACGGCGTAAAGAAGGTCCGTAATAAGGTTCACGAAAACGACGAGGATCGAAAGGATCACAATACCGCCCTGAATCAGCGTGTAATCCCGGGACGTCACGGCCCCGACAAGCAGCTGCCCTACGCCGGGTCGGTTGAAGACAAGTTCCAGTGCGATTGTCCCGCCAAGGGTCGCCACGATCGAAAGCGACAGATGTGTCGAGATGGGGATCATCGCGTTGCGCAGGATATGGCGCCAGACGACATCACGACGGGGTAATCCGAGAGCTCTCGCTGTGCGAACGAAATCCCTGCCGGCGACATCCAGGACGGCGGTCCGTGTCAGGCGAACGAAACCGAAGCCCTTGAGCATGCCCAGCGCCATCGCGGGCATTGCAAGGTGATAGAGGTCAAACGGCGAGCTCCCGCCCCCCAGAAGCGGGAACCATCGCAGGGTAAGTCCGAAAAATAGCAGGAAGAGAACACCGACGTAGAAGTCCGGCAGGGCTGACCCGAAAAGAGACACGACGCGTGTCGTATGATCCGTCATCTTTCCGGCACGCATGGCCGAAAGCACGCCCAGTGGAAGGCCAATCACGATGCCAACCACCGTCGATGCCAAAGTCAGCATGATCGTGTAGGGCAGGTTGCGCGCCATCATCTCACCGACCGATGCGCCGTTGATCAGCGACGTCCCAAGGTCGAAGTGCAACAAATCCCGCAGGAAGTGGCCGTACTGGACGAGAAGCGGTTGATCGAGTCCCAGCGAGCGGCGGACATTTGCGATCGTCTCGGCGCCGGCGCGATCGCCCAGCATCGCCACGACCGGATCTCCCGGCAGCAGCCGCATTGCGAAGAACACGAAGGTAAAAACCAGGAATGCCGTCAAAATGGCATCGCCCGTTCGCTTCAATACAAAACCCAGCATTGGCGTCCTTGTGTAGAATGCTCCGAGCCGCTTTCGCGGCCCGGAGTTACAATCTGGCGTCGTTGGTTAGTTTCCAACTCGCCGCGCCGTTGCCAACTCGTGCTGGCCAAATCCACCTTTGGGCTCATAGCCGAGGTCGATGTCTCCCTGCACCACCGCAATCAGCGGAGAGGTCTGCATCGGAAGGACAGGCACATCGCGCTGAATCTGCAGTTGCGCGTCGTGGAGAAGCTTCAACTGTTTCTCCGTATCCGTCTCGACGACCGCCGCTTCAATCAGCTCGTCCACACTGCCGCCGATATTTCCATAGTGGGAAAAGTTGCGCAGCGAGGATGGTTGCCCGACCGCACCGGCCGAGTGCAGAAATTCGTTGATCACCGCCGGAGCCGTGGGCGCAATGCCGGTCGACAGTTCCACTATCGTACCTTTGTCCTCTCGGATGTTGGCGTGATACGTCGCATGATCCTGCACCTCAAGATTGATGGTCACGCCGATTTTGCGAAGCATATCCTGCGCCATAAGCATATTGGTCAGGTAGTCGTCGCGCTCAGAGATTATCGCGTCAATCTCAAATCCGTCCGGATAACCAGCTTGCGCAAGGAGTTCCTTAGCCCTTTCCGGACTGTAATCGTAACGCAGTTCCCGCGGCACCTCTTCCAACGGGATCGCTCCGTAGAAGGACTGGGGAACAATGGTCTCCAGCGGGCCATGAACCTCGCCGAAGACCTTACCCCAGGCGCTCCGGTCGATCCCGTGTGCAAGCGCCTGGCGAACGCGAACATCGTCAAGCGGCGGGACTTTCATATTGAGATGGAGGAACTGCAGGCTGCCGGGCTGGATCGCGATAAGCTGCGCATCCGGCACGGCCTTGGTCACCTGGTCCACCCATTCAGTAGTCCGCTGCCCACTGGTCAGATCAAGCTCGCCGCCGATAAAGGCGATCGTTGCCGCGTTGATGTCCGGGATGTAGTGAAAGCGAATCTCGTCCATCGGCGGCCGTCCGAGAAAATAGTCCTCATGCGCCTTCAGCGTGATCCCCTCCTGGGGTTGATATTCAACCAGTTCGAATGGCCCGCTGCCGACCGGGCCGGTATTGAAATCGTTACCCAGCGCCTCAACAGCGGCTTTCGGAACGATGAAGCGCCCGAAGCCGGGCGTCAGGGCCTGCGCATGAAAGAATGCGTTCCCCTGCTTCAGATTAAACCGGACAGTCAGAGGATCGATAACCTCGATCGACTCGATATCCTTGAGGTTACCGCCGTGAACGCCTCCCTGGTCCGGATCAAGCTGACGTTCAAAGGAGAACTTCACATCATCCGCGCTGACCTCGCCATAGCCTTTGTGCCATTTCACACCGGGGCGCAAGCGGAACGTCCACGTCTTCTTGTCGTCAGATATCTCCCAGCTCTCCGCAAGCTGAGGCTGGAGCTGATCCAGCCGTATATCCATTGTGCCGCGCGGCGGCGCAATCAGTGAATTGAAAATCTGGAGCGCGACATATTCGTCTGAACCTGTCTTTGTTTTTGCCGGATCCAGCGAACCGACGTCGCGCGCTCCCAGTCTGATGTCCATAGCGTCTTGTGCCCAAGCCGGAGGTCCGGCCATTGCCAGGGCCACAACGGCGGCCCCTAACAAAGACTT
This portion of the Hoeflea prorocentri genome encodes:
- a CDS encoding Gfo/Idh/MocA family protein, yielding MTAAAPIGVGLIGLGNSGWYYHAEGTLTRHPHYELVAVSSRTVERARAAAERFGAKAYDDWRALIDDPKVQLVVIATPHDLHLPMTLAAAAARKHIVVEKPMAKSTAETAEMMAAADNAGVVLSVFQNRRWEEQYQSILEVIRNGAIGDVWRVEERRMHRGKYVVAGAGSPHTGSDLAAWAHTTDGAGGVTYLISPHLIDHQIHLFGGAPLDVSAVMHTYPGDVVEHYVDIRMNFPGGGLSRIEVYREAVDELPAWVVSGDRGTIVGRDLRSLDIHRPGTPPELIRDLPVLRGCDAFYDGLFQAITEGAPPPVDPRDSAIGVRIIELAHKSARSGGARQEFSI
- a CDS encoding SDR family NAD(P)-dependent oxidoreductase, yielding MTETTTHPAPVTPGRFAGRTAVVTGGVSGIGRACVDRFAREGARVIAIDRNRTAADAMMAEFHDEEADVRFLELDLSREEATRRAAETLADDLGEIDILVNSAGVVHVEGQQNSPFVENGLKGWDLLVNVNLKAVAVLVHGMLPALTKNGASIVNVSSESAFKARPYKWVYDMTKTGLLSMTRSMAAALAEKGVRVNAVTPGGTITEMHTNDAADPEAMREQMGKLKTPCLLGRLAQPHEIAAAIAFLASDDASYITGTTLQVDGGLQKLS
- a CDS encoding carbohydrate ABC transporter permease; this encodes MSAPSPTRPRMAEAISDRSTGKSGLSHLPDNVRTMLAHTGLLATSFIMIYPLLWLMASALRVPEAIFVSPGLWPGEHFTLENFTHGWEGLGFVSFSTFFINSFVITGLSVVGNIFSCALAGYAFARLRFPFRRTLFALMMCTIMLPLHALLIPQYILFSTLGWLDTFLPLVVPKFLATEAFFVFLFVQFFRAIPRELSEAARLDGCGHLQIFLRIFVPLSLPAIATTAAFSFIWTWNDFLQPLIYLNSPQNYTVPIGLSLFLDSTAESNFGALFAMSLLSLLPVIGFFLSFQRLLVAGIATTGLK
- a CDS encoding carbohydrate ABC transporter permease gives rise to the protein MPRSTTKSPSRVRFLPLSSRAREGIAGYLFLLPWLIGFICITLGPILASLALSFTNFSGSFARADWVGFDNYVRMFTADRAFWGSLKVTSQYVFISVPILLIFALAVAITLNRGLSMLGIYRTIFYLPSLIGTSVAIAVLWRYVFGEHGLINHVLDVFGIEGFSYIGDPRTALGTIIVLNVWTFGAPMVIFLAGLRQIPTELYEAATIDGARSWQRFWHITLPSLSPLVLFNGVLSMIGGFQAFTQVYVVSDGTGGPAGSTLFYTLLLYQRAFTQLQLGYASAMAWVLLILIAAITVLFFLSARYWVHYGDEQ
- a CDS encoding ABC transporter substrate-binding protein; this translates as MKRTITMSLGTSVAVLTIACGTGIGLGTGVQAQEIDGEMSFAWWGSQRRNEAVMGVVTAYEKAHPKVKVLPQPTDFFNHWDRVTVQAAAGRLPCVPMMQTRYQTRYENLGALMPLDPLIAAGKIDISAIPQDVVDGHRGADGKLYVLPVGLWFETFQYNWPQLEPTGVKEPANNWTYEDYIEWAAEARQKLDKDVYPLTQLGGEILQFQQFAQSRGEDLFDGDKPGFRAETLADWFKLWDRARDEGLTPNMAMSAEESGQAVQSFMAQGITLSRTDGDVTASDLQATLDAVDGGFVKQVKPPNGTNPLTSGSNSLSISANCDNVDAAAAFIDFWLNDKDAGVEMRSRAGLTPTMTLLEAQAVDPASPPILIDRIKMYTGFAETYGVNIDVWPDNTQHMVREFKSLYEQVGFGQMEPEEAANLFVEDVRRSLAGG
- a CDS encoding ABC transporter ATP-binding protein, which codes for MSKGPVLQIKNLRKVFGGKIHAVDGVDLEVRQRETLALVGESGCGKSTVARLALRLTAPTEGTIAFEGTDITGFSQWKLKPIRRKLQFVFQDPYSSLDPRVTAGASVTEPLFVHGLVGLGAKRRQKAGELMEKVGLSSKHVDQWPRQFSGGQRQRLGIIRAFSMEPRLIIADEPVSALDVSVRSQVINLLQDLQETVGTAYLFISHDMATVKHIADRIAVMYLGRIMESAPKEVFFKVPHHPYSQALLSAVPSSHPLRKRKRFVLPGDPPSPAKTLSGCRFHPRCPMAVERCRSDVPQLRDVGDDHQVACHFAAPNPLGAGERSADSKLDVP
- a CDS encoding ABC transporter ATP-binding protein, whose amino-acid sequence is MTAPLLCLDGLRVAFPAGNGEVEALRGVDLSIGPGECLGLVGESGSGKSLSAFATMGLLPTQARVTGGKVMFAGHDLLEMNEREMERLRGNDLSMIFQEPMTALNPVMHVGEQIGAPLRRHLGLSRKAARERAIEQLDLVGIPDPGVRVDNFPHEMSGGMRQRTMIAMALACEPRLLIADEPTTALDTTIQAQIIELLNRLRSELGLSILMITHDLGVVAEMADRVAVMYGGQVVEECPVADLFDDPLHPYSKGLLRSTPDIDMPADSRLATISGAVPHLTELPSGCTFHPRCPESLDICSKQQPLEIRLGDSRRVACWARDGS
- a CDS encoding ABC transporter permease, coding for MLDRIFINFSLVFLALLTFVVLFAGFIQPHDPLAQNFLTRSAPPSTEYWLGTDSLGRDIFSRIIEGARLSMIIGIASPLIAAVIGITMGTTAAYFGGWIERVITRITDVMMSFDPLLLGVLIVALLGPGLQNLAVAIAFALVPSFIRLSRGSTLAVRQEAYVDAAIAMGRGTAGTIVRHVLPNISGPLIVMTTIWVGTAIRLEATLSFIGLGAQPPTPSWGNIVRMGVSDIFGSPLPALFAGLAITLTVLSFNVLGDALRDWLDPDRKSG
- a CDS encoding ABC transporter permease, whose product is MLGFVLKRTGDAILTAFLVFTFVFFAMRLLPGDPVVAMLGDRAGAETIANVRRSLGLDQPLLVQYGHFLRDLLHFDLGTSLINGASVGEMMARNLPYTIMLTLASTVVGIVIGLPLGVLSAMRAGKMTDHTTRVVSLFGSALPDFYVGVLFLLFFGLTLRWFPLLGGGSSPFDLYHLAMPAMALGMLKGFGFVRLTRTAVLDVAGRDFVRTARALGLPRRDVVWRHILRNAMIPISTHLSLSIVATLGGTIALELVFNRPGVGQLLVGAVTSRDYTLIQGGIVILSILVVFVNLITDLLYAVIDPRVRAG
- a CDS encoding ABC transporter substrate-binding protein; translated protein: MDIRLGARDVGSLDPAKTKTGSDEYVALQIFNSLIAPPRGTMDIRLDQLQPQLAESWEISDDKKTWTFRLRPGVKWHKGYGEVSADDVKFSFERQLDPDQGGVHGGNLKDIESIEVIDPLTVRFNLKQGNAFFHAQALTPGFGRFIVPKAAVEALGNDFNTGPVGSGPFELVEYQPQEGITLKAHEDYFLGRPPMDEIRFHYIPDINAATIAFIGGELDLTSGQRTTEWVDQVTKAVPDAQLIAIQPGSLQFLHLNMKVPPLDDVRVRQALAHGIDRSAWGKVFGEVHGPLETIVPQSFYGAIPLEEVPRELRYDYSPERAKELLAQAGYPDGFEIDAIISERDDYLTNMLMAQDMLRKIGVTINLEVQDHATYHANIREDKGTIVELSTGIAPTAPAVINEFLHSAGAVGQPSSLRNFSHYGNIGGSVDELIEAAVVETDTEKQLKLLHDAQLQIQRDVPVLPMQTSPLIAVVQGDIDLGYEPKGGFGQHELATARRVGN